In Betta splendens chromosome 19, fBetSpl5.4, whole genome shotgun sequence, the following proteins share a genomic window:
- the ppm1bb gene encoding protein phosphatase 1bb isoform X1: MGAFLDKPKTEKHSAHGEGNGLRYGLSSMQGWRVEMEDAHTAVVGLPHGLTDWSFFAVYDGHAGSRVANYCSGHLLEHILSGGSDFGSGPGSVEGVKDGIRSGFLNIDEYMRSFSDLRQGLDRSGSTAVCVLLSPTHLYFINCGDSRAVLSRDSKVGFSTQDHKPCNPREKERIQNAGGSVMIQRVNGSLAVSRALGDYDYKCVDGKGPTEQLVSPEPEVCVLERAAEGDEFVVLACDGIWDVMSNEDLCEFVRSRLLVCDDLEKVCNSVVDTCLHKGSRDNMSVVLVCLPGAPKISEEAVKKEEELDKYLETRVEELLANCGESGVPDLVSVLRSIATENIPNLPPGGGLASKRSVIEAVYNKLNPHREEEGACAGGEEEEEESEEGGGSTAAHLLEALRQFRLQHRGQYRTVLEESLATYHLRGESAKECRRSNDDAGDCHGQEQPASPPSPPSPPPSPAIAEPEAGPDAPAPEADPPSD; this comes from the exons ATGGGTGCATTCCTGGACAAGCCGAAGACGGAGAAGCATAGTGCCCACGGGGAGGGCAATGGGCTGCGATACGGCCTGAGCTCCATGCAGGGTTGGCGGGTCGAGATGGAGGACGCTCACACAGCCGTGGTGGGCCTCCCCCACGGACTCACCGACTGGTCCTTCTTCGCTGTCTACGACGGCCACGCGGGCTCCCGGGTTGCCAACTACTGCTCCGGTCACTTGCTGGAACACATCTTGTCAGGAGGGTCCGACTTTGGCTCAGGACCGGGATCCGTGGAGGGCGTGAAGGATGGCATCCGCTCGGGCTTCCTGAACATTGACGAGTACATGCGCAGCTTCAGCGACCTGCGGCAGGGCCTGGACCGCAGCGGGTCAACGGCTGTGTGCGTGCTGCTCAGTCCGACCCACCTCTACTTCATTAACTGCGGCGACTCGCGGGCCGTGCTGAGTCGAGACAGCAAGGTGGGCTTTTCCACCCAGGACCACAAGCCCTGCAACCCCCGCGAGAAGGAGCGCATCCAGAACGCTGGCGGTTCAGTCATGATCCAGAGGGTAAACGGCTCCCTGGCCGTGTCCCGGGCCCTTGGGGACTATGACTACAAATGTGTGGATGGTAAAGGCCCCACAGAGCAGCTCGTGAGCCCCGAGCccgaggtgtgtgtgttggagcggGCGGCTGAAGGAGATGAGTTTGTGGTGCTGGCGTGTGATGGGATCTGGGACGTCATGTCCAACGAGGATCTGTGTGAGTTCGTGCGCTCACGACTGCTAGTGTGTGATGACCTGGAGAAGGTCTGCAACTCAGTGGTGGACACCTGTCTGCATAAG GGGAGCAGAGACAATATGAGTGTGGTGCTGGTGTGTTTACCTGGAGCCCCCAAGATCTCAGAGGAGGCtgtgaagaaagaggaggagttggataAATACCTGGAGACCCGTGTTGAGG agcTGTTGGCAAACTGTGGGGAGTCAGGGGTGCCTGACCTGGTGTCTGTCCTGAGGAGCATTGCCACAGAGAACATCCCCAATCTTCCACCTGGTGGTGGCCTGGCCAGcaa ACGGAGCGTGATCGAGGCGGTGTACAACAAGCTGAACCCTCACAGAGAAGAGGAAGGG GCCTGTgcggggggagaggaggaggaggaggagagtgaggagggaggtggcaGCACGGCGGCGCATCTGCTGGAGGCCCTGCGGCAGTTCCGCCTGCAACACCGGGGGCAGTACCGCACGGTGCTGGAGGAGTCGCTGGCCACATACCACCTGCGGGGGGAGAGCGCCAAGGAGTGCAGGAGGAGCAACGACGACGCTGGCGACTGCCACGGCCAGGAGCAGcccgcctcccctccctctcccccctcgcCCCCGCCCTCACCCGCCATTGCAGAGCCGGAGGCCGGCCCCGATGCGCCCGCCCCCGAGGCTGATCCCCCCTCTGACTGA
- the ppm1bb gene encoding protein phosphatase 1bb isoform X2 produces MGAFLDKPKTEKHSAHGEGNGLRYGLSSMQGWRVEMEDAHTAVVGLPHGLTDWSFFAVYDGHAGSRVANYCSGHLLEHILSGGSDFGSGPGSVEGVKDGIRSGFLNIDEYMRSFSDLRQGLDRSGSTAVCVLLSPTHLYFINCGDSRAVLSRDSKVGFSTQDHKPCNPREKERIQNAGGSVMIQRVNGSLAVSRALGDYDYKCVDGKGPTEQLVSPEPEVCVLERAAEGDEFVVLACDGIWDVMSNEDLCEFVRSRLLVCDDLEKVCNSVVDTCLHKGSRDNMSVVLVCLPGAPKISEEAVKKEEELDKYLETRVEELLANCGESGVPDLVSVLRSIATENIPNLPPGGGLASKRSVIEAVYNKLNPHREEEGSAGELEDPW; encoded by the exons ATGGGTGCATTCCTGGACAAGCCGAAGACGGAGAAGCATAGTGCCCACGGGGAGGGCAATGGGCTGCGATACGGCCTGAGCTCCATGCAGGGTTGGCGGGTCGAGATGGAGGACGCTCACACAGCCGTGGTGGGCCTCCCCCACGGACTCACCGACTGGTCCTTCTTCGCTGTCTACGACGGCCACGCGGGCTCCCGGGTTGCCAACTACTGCTCCGGTCACTTGCTGGAACACATCTTGTCAGGAGGGTCCGACTTTGGCTCAGGACCGGGATCCGTGGAGGGCGTGAAGGATGGCATCCGCTCGGGCTTCCTGAACATTGACGAGTACATGCGCAGCTTCAGCGACCTGCGGCAGGGCCTGGACCGCAGCGGGTCAACGGCTGTGTGCGTGCTGCTCAGTCCGACCCACCTCTACTTCATTAACTGCGGCGACTCGCGGGCCGTGCTGAGTCGAGACAGCAAGGTGGGCTTTTCCACCCAGGACCACAAGCCCTGCAACCCCCGCGAGAAGGAGCGCATCCAGAACGCTGGCGGTTCAGTCATGATCCAGAGGGTAAACGGCTCCCTGGCCGTGTCCCGGGCCCTTGGGGACTATGACTACAAATGTGTGGATGGTAAAGGCCCCACAGAGCAGCTCGTGAGCCCCGAGCccgaggtgtgtgtgttggagcggGCGGCTGAAGGAGATGAGTTTGTGGTGCTGGCGTGTGATGGGATCTGGGACGTCATGTCCAACGAGGATCTGTGTGAGTTCGTGCGCTCACGACTGCTAGTGTGTGATGACCTGGAGAAGGTCTGCAACTCAGTGGTGGACACCTGTCTGCATAAG GGGAGCAGAGACAATATGAGTGTGGTGCTGGTGTGTTTACCTGGAGCCCCCAAGATCTCAGAGGAGGCtgtgaagaaagaggaggagttggataAATACCTGGAGACCCGTGTTGAGG agcTGTTGGCAAACTGTGGGGAGTCAGGGGTGCCTGACCTGGTGTCTGTCCTGAGGAGCATTGCCACAGAGAACATCCCCAATCTTCCACCTGGTGGTGGCCTGGCCAGcaa ACGGAGCGTGATCGAGGCGGTGTACAACAAGCTGAACCCTCACAGAGAAGAGGAAGGG AGTGCTGGTGAGCTGGAGGACCCCTGGTAG
- the six3b gene encoding homeobox protein SIX3b, whose translation MVFRSQLDFFSASRLLLPHFAEGPPLLTRSHSPDDSPAACPPLALPGLCFSAAQIASVCETLEETGDIERLARFLWSLPVTADGRDSISEHESVQRARAVVAYHTGSFRELYHILESHRFTRASHGKLQAMWLEAHYREAEKLRGRALGPVDKYRVRKKFPLPRTIWDGEQKTHCFKERTRGLLREWYLQDPYPNPGKKRELAHATGLTPTQVGNWFKNRRQRDRAAAAKNRLQHHRMCPGAARGECSPDGSRERADGQTLLSVTDSDSDLDV comes from the exons ATGGTTTTCAGGTCGCAACTCGACTTTTTCTCAGCTTCCCGGCTGCTTCTGCCGCACTTCGCGGAGGGGCCCCCTCTCCTCACGCGCTCCCACTCCCCGGACGACTCCCCCGCCGCCTGTCCCCCGCTGGCCCTCCCCGGACTCTGCTTTTCGGCCGCGCAGATCGCCAGCGTGTGCGAGACCCTGGAGGAGACCGGGGACATTGAGCGGCTCGCGCGCTTCCTCTGGTCGCTCCCGGTGACCGCCGACGGCCGCGACTCCATCTCCGAGCACGAGTCCGTGCAGCGGGCTCGCGCCGTCGTGGCGTATCACACAGGTAGTTTCCGCGAGCTGTACCACATCCTGGAGAGCCACCGCTTCACGCGCGCCTCCCACGGGAAGCTGCAGGCCATGTGGCTCGAGGCGCACTACCGGGAGGCGGAGAAGCTGCGCGGGCGCGCGCTCGGACCCGTGGACAAGTACCGCGTCCGGAAGAAGTTCCCGTTACCGAGGACCATCTGGGACGGAGAGCAGAAGACGCACTGCTTCAAGGAGCGCACGAGGGGGCTGCTGAGGGAGTGGTACCTCCAGGACCCCTACCCAAACCCCGGGAAGAAACGGGAGCTGGCGCACGCCACCGGACTGACGCCCACGCAAGTCGGCAACTGGTTCAAAAACCGGAGGCAGAGGGACCGGGCGGCTGCGGCCAAAAACAG GTTGCAGCACCACAGGATGTGTCCAGGCGCTGCACGTGGAGAGTGCAGTCCTGACGGGAGCAGGGAGCGGGCGGATGGACAGACTCTGCTCTCAGTAACAGACAGCGACTCTGATTTGGATGTGTAA